A region of the Agromyces sp. CF514 genome:
CTGCAGCGCCATCGGCCCGTGCGACGCCGCACGGGCGGCGGTCGCGGCCTGCCCGATGGCGCCGAACGCCACGCGCGTCACGTGCGCGAGCCGGTCGAGGTCGTCGACGTCGTGCCGCGCCGCGGCGTGCACCATGATCGCCGCGCAGGCCTCGGCGTCGGCGAGCGCGTCGTGGTGCGAGAAGTCCTCGAACCCGGCGGCCATCGCCGCGACGGGCAACCGATAGGAGTCGAGGTGGTACGTCTTGCGCGCGACCTGCAGGCTGCAGAGCGACCGGTGGTTCGGAACCTCGAGCCCGACGGCCTCGCTGGTCGCCGCGATGACGCGCATGTCGAAGCCGGCGTTGTGGGCGACGAGCACGTCGGCGCCGGCGAACTCGCGGAAGACCGGGAGCAGTTCGGCCCAGCCCGCGGCATCCGACACCATGTCGCGCGTGATGCCGTGCACGCGCACGTTCCACTCCGAGAACTCGTCGTGGGGGAACGGCGGGCGGATGTAGCGGTGCAGGCGATCGACGACGACGCCGTCCTTCACCTTCACCAGTCCGATCGAGCAGGCCGAGGCGCTCGACGGGTTGGCGGTCTCGAAGTCGATCGCGGTGAAGTCCACTGGCACGACAGGAATCGTGCCATGACCCGCCGACGGTTGACGGATGCCTCGCCGCGGGCGTGGAATGGGCGCATGACCGACGACCCTGCGCGCAGCTTCGGGCTCGCGGCATCCGTCTACCGTGCGGCGAGGCCCGGCTATCCCGAGGAAGCGGTGGCCTGCCTGGCTCGTCGGCGACGCCGTGCAGGTGCTCGACCTCGGGGCCGGCACCGGCAAGCTCACCGAGGCGCTCGTGTCGCTCGACCGAGAGGTGCTCGCCGTCGACCCGGTCGAGGAGATGCTCGACGAGCTGGAGCTCGCGGTGCCCGGAGTGCCGCGCATTCTCGGCACGGCCGAGGACATCCCGATCGACGACGACTCGGTCGACGCGGTCGTGGCGGGCCAGGCCTGGCACTGGTTCGAGCCGCACCGCGCGATCCCCGAGATCGCGCGCGTGCTGCGACCGGGCGGCGTGCTCGGGCTCGTCTGGAACAGTCGCGATCTCAGCGCAGACTGGCTTCGCGAGGCTGGCGAGATCATGCACGACCGGCACGACGCGAGCGAGACCTTCGAGTCGTACGTGCGCATCGGCCCGCCGTTCGGCCCGGTCGACGAGCACACGGTCGCCTGGACCGAGCGCATGACGCGCGCGCGGTTCCTCGACCTCGTGCGCTCTCGCTCGTACTTCCTCATGGCCTCGCCCGAGGAGCAGGCCGCGACGATCGCCGCCCTCGAGACGCTGCTCGACACGCATCCGGATGTCTCGGGCGCCGTCGAGCTCGAGGTGCCGTACCTCACGCGGTGCTTCCGCGCGCGACTCGGCTGAGGCTGCCCGGGCCGACGGCGGCTGCGATGCGGATGCGCCAGCCGGCGGCATCCGCCCGCGAATGATGCCGGATGGCACGGCACCGGTACGATAGACCCCCGTGGCTCTCACTATCGGCATCGTCGGCCTGCCCAACGTCGGCAAGTCCACCCTCTTCAACGCCCTCACCAAGAACCAGGTGCTCGCGGCGAACTACCCGTTCGCGACGATCGAGCCCAACGTGGGCGTCGTGAACCTGCCCGACCCGCGCCTGCAGGTGCTCGCCGGCATCTTCGGCTCCGAGCGCATCCTGCCCGCGGCCGTGTCGTTCGTCGACATCGCCGGCATCGTGCGCGGCGCGTCAGAGGGCGAGGGCCTCGGCAACAAGTTCCTCGCGAACATCCGCGAGGCCGACGCCATCGCGCAGGTCGTGCGCGGGTTCGTCGACGGCGACGTGGTGCACGTCGACGGCAAGGTCGACCCCAAGGCCGACATGGAGACCATCAACACCGAGCTGATCCT
Encoded here:
- a CDS encoding class I SAM-dependent methyltransferase is translated as MQVLDLGAGTGKLTEALVSLDREVLAVDPVEEMLDELELAVPGVPRILGTAEDIPIDDDSVDAVVAGQAWHWFEPHRAIPEIARVLRPGGVLGLVWNSRDLSADWLREAGEIMHDRHDASETFESYVRIGPPFGPVDEHTVAWTERMTRARFLDLVRSRSYFLMASPEEQAATIAALETLLDTHPDVSGAVELEVPYLTRCFRARLG
- a CDS encoding exonuclease domain-containing protein, with protein sequence MPVDFTAIDFETANPSSASACSIGLVKVKDGVVVDRLHRYIRPPFPHDEFSEWNVRVHGITRDMVSDAAGWAELLPVFREFAGADVLVAHNAGFDMRVIAATSEAVGLEVPNHRSLCSLQVARKTYHLDSYRLPVAAMAAGFEDFSHHDALADAEACAAIMVHAAARHDVDDLDRLAHVTRVAFGAIGQAATAARAASHGPMALQ